From Streptomyces asiaticus, one genomic window encodes:
- a CDS encoding sigma-70 family RNA polymerase sigma factor, whose translation MREPVYIGGPAARGPDLEELLQMVARGDQNAFGALYDAVSGPVLGLTRSLLRDPAQAEEVTQEVLVEVWRSAARFEPGRGSAMSWIMTVAHRRAVDRVRSAQAASDREERAALLSRTPAFDEVTEQVEARLEREQVRRCMRTLTELQRQSVTLAYYRGRSYREVAELLSLPLGTVKTRLRDGLIRLRDCMGVGA comes from the coding sequence GTGAGAGAACCCGTGTACATCGGCGGCCCCGCCGCGCGCGGACCGGACCTCGAAGAGTTGCTCCAGATGGTGGCCCGGGGGGACCAGAACGCGTTCGGCGCCCTCTACGACGCCGTCAGCGGGCCGGTCCTGGGGCTGACGCGCAGTCTGCTGCGCGACCCGGCCCAGGCCGAGGAGGTCACACAGGAGGTCCTGGTCGAGGTGTGGCGGTCCGCGGCGCGGTTCGAACCGGGCCGGGGCAGCGCCATGTCCTGGATCATGACGGTGGCGCACCGGCGCGCCGTGGACCGGGTGCGCTCGGCGCAGGCCGCCTCCGACCGCGAGGAGCGCGCCGCGCTGCTGTCCCGTACCCCGGCGTTCGACGAGGTGACCGAGCAAGTGGAGGCCAGGCTCGAGCGCGAGCAGGTGCGCCGGTGCATGCGGACGCTGACCGAGCTCCAGCGGCAGTCGGTGACGCTCGCCTACTACCGGGGCCGCTCCTACCGTGAGGTGGCGGAGCTGCTGTCGCTGCCGCTCGGGACCGTGAAGACCAGACTCCGGGACGGGCTCATCCGGCTCCGGGACTGCATGGGGGTCGGCGCATGA